The following DNA comes from Metopolophium dirhodum isolate CAU chromosome 8, ASM1992520v1, whole genome shotgun sequence.
CAACCATAAAATATCGTTGACCATTACTTTGTTCATATGTGAAGGACATACAACCATTTGATTTAGTTTTTGCGTAGTCTAGTGCTTCTTGTTGCCTAGGAAAGTTTTTCCAGCCAATTGGAGGTCCCAGCAACCGTTTAACATTAGTTAAATGGCATGGTTCACGTCTTACCTTTTTGGATGAAGATGTTGATTGTACTAAATGGAACGAACTACGTTTTGATGAACCATAAAACACTTTAGTAGTTAGACCCGACATGACACCAGTCAGAACTATTTTCAGATGACAATCATTGAGTAAAATGTCCACTATAGAGGTTGTATCTTATtgggttattaatttaataaaagccAACATTTAGAAAATACTATATGATAAATAACTAAACACTAAATAGGTAGcaaatttagtatattaaatataaattataaataatcgtttaatatttactatttagtcatAAAcacgatttaaattattaatatctttaattgtgtcataaactcataatattatctgttgTTTCAAggtggatttatattttataaatctaccTTGTGTTgctcatttaaatttaatttctgataagtgataaccgtTATATTTTATCAGAGATTGGagaacaaaattcaaaattcaaaatattatggaaaatcACGTACGATACTACGATAGTATGATTTAAGATCCCCACACACTGCAGTGGTGGCGGTGAATTGATGCAGGGCACATTTCACCGCTCACCGCGGCGGTAAAACCAAGACAATAGAATTTAACGCCACCGCTGCCAGTCTGTGTGTGGGGACCTTTAATTgtgtggaaaatataaaataaataataccatagAACAATTATTGTCCTGTGATAATACGTATGTGAAACATAGACATTGTgagaaaaatgaatattaaacgATAGTTGatagttgtataatttatatagttgaCACTTTGACAGTACGAAAGTTGTGTATTTTATTGGGAAGACAGATTAACACTAGGAgcgctgtcgacgcctatcATACTGATGGATTGGCGGGTTCCCCCCTAAGTGGAGTCGGgagattgtatgtattttcacatttcgcatatattttgctttaagtgaagtgtatttgaatgtatttgataatattagtagtaattgtacttaccaacgtatacagttggctataaaagcgtataaagtttcgataccagaattaatttgttataaaaagtaaaataagcATTGTAAAACAATATCTAAGCATCCCGAATTggaaggtacaaattgtttccacCAGAGCGCGTTTTGTTAATCTGTTTCCCCAATAGTAGTTGGTTTAACTTAAGTTATAACCATAGACTGAGAACCAAGATcttaccacagaatagattaaatacatatatttcatctattctgtgatCTTACAATCTTAGTTCATGCCACGGACTTAtctatatcttagtccgtggttcaTGTTTATAACCacgattttccaatttttttttaacgtggtGGAATATAGAGGGGACCTCCAATTCAAGCACTGAGTAATAACTAGTAaggtaaataaatgtatcattccttacaaataaataactaaatatcaTCAAGTTATTTTATATGGTATTGATTATACatctttatttttgtaaaaaaataatatacatatatttatttatatatatatatattatgttattataggtataacatcaaatattgatttttttacacattttcatttttttttttagttcttattaaacaatttctttctatcaattttaaattttacaaatatgatatttaagtatattaaatcaCTCTGACActgaactaaaataaaaaagaaagaaagaagTCCAgcataaaagtaaaattattatttgatatatatgaaaaaagaaattacctaaatgttttaaaatttcataataaaataattatttacaacaataagtttcagcaatttatataataaataaaatgtattgataaatacataaaaattgttgaaaaataatcatTCCATTTTAATTgatcaattgttttattttgaaaagacaataatatattatacatatacataaacagtattataaaattCGTTCATAAAACAATAAGTAGGCTTGACAGTTTTGAACAACACTTGGTGTTACTTGTCTAACCATACTATCACTGACACAATACCAGGTACCACTTGGAGCTAAATGTGAAGGATCATCATTGCCATCAATAACTTTAGGTGGTTTGGTTTTACTGCCTTCTAAAAATGAATATCGGTAGCTATCATCTTTAACTGAATCTCTGACctaaacaacaatataatatatttttgtatacaataaatcattaataaaatgttagtaataaattaaccatACTTTTACATATGAAAGATAATGACCACTATGCAAAAACCCATTATGTTCCACAACCCCATAAAGAGAGTACAATATTCGGTTTTGACCAGGACTTAACTTgttctaattaaataaataaacaaaataaatattcatttttatggtgtattaaaatatatataatatatatatgtattattactaaCTTGACATTTAACAGAGCAGTAAGGAGCAATATCCAAAACCCATTGAAATGATACATCTCTTGTCATTTTACGTGTAGTTGAATAACACATTTGAAACCGttttaaatgcaatattaaaATAGCTGGAGGAGAACTAATTAACATTTGTTTGGTACTTTGGCGATAAATTGTCTTCTCTTCGTTTGtttctatgaaaaataaattaaaaataatgacaattcaataaaaattgtaatatgatttatattaaaacctTACTTTTTTTATGTTGTTCAGTGCACCTTTCACATGAAACTTTATTATTACCAGTCATTATTTCTGAGGCAGTAAATTGATTAAGACAAGTTAATACCGAACACTCGCTATCTTTACATTTTGGTTGAGGTTGCAATGTTGCTTGTGGACATTCTTGAGAAAACTCACCTTCTTCTTCATCCTCTACGTCTTCTTCACTTTTTGAATCATCAAATAGACCATCACTGTTGTTATCACTAACATTTGGAGTAGGATTGTTACGCTcctaatatatcaaataaactattagataaaaattaattttaaaattgaagataATATAGTTCACTTGAGATGTATACTTcaatttcttattataaataagcatttaaaaatgatttatataattaataccgGATTTTCATTAGCACTGTCTGTTCCCACATCCATGTAATCTGGACTGACATTAGCACGCATGGAATCAAGTGATGACCCTTGAGGTGAACTTGGGCTATTAGCAGGGCTACCAGGTAGTACAGAATCCAAATCCATGGGTTTTTCAGAATCCAAAATTTGATCAGCATCCATTTGTCTGTCAGGATCAGCTAGTGGAGTGTTATTCATTAATGTAGTAAGTTCTGTAATACTGAGAGAAGGACTTGTAACATTAGATGGTTGCTTTTCAGAACCATATCCAGATTCTggattttctttattttcattCTTCCAAACAGACATTTCTATTTCATTTGTTTCAATTTCCATATTGTCTTCGATGTCCGCATCATTATTCACagcttaaattaataataaaaaatgtaattacaagAAAAAACTTTATAGTCTAAAATACTGTATTATTCACTATTCAATTGTAAATGTATcaagactaaaataatattacctaatgtaTCTtgcattttattgttaaattgtttgtGCTCATGTTTCTTTCGCCTTCCTTGTTTTAATGCTAATTTACgttctttttttgtttgatgCTTAGATTGACTAAAAACATCATTATCTTTTTTACGTGGGAACGATAATGGGTGGGtctattgataaaaattaatattattattcacagtaATATTGTCATTAAGGATAGATAAAAAATACTCGCCTTATCAACTGTGATTGGTAAACTTAAGTCCAGAAAACTTTCTGTTACCTCTGATTTATAACCACAGGTTTGACATTGAACGACACTTAAAAGTTCTCCTTTGAATACATGATCAGGGCGTAAGAGAACATCTTGTAATTTTTTGCCAAGTTCTTTAATTTtagcagtttttttttcatccactTCACTTGGTTCAACTTTCATTGATAAACCATAATGAtgtacaattgtttttttataacgctaaaagtaagttattattaatttaaataaatgttaagttGATTGACTTAcaagtgaaataaaattataggatTGTAGatgatcaaattttattttgaaaacagatttgaatttgttggCATTTTATAACATACAGAGATAACagatttttatctaaataatgattttttctagaactttttttgttttgtttaaaattaattgtaaacaaatcattgcaatatgtaatttaaatctttataagtaaatatttaaaaatgtagttatatCATATGTGtcataacacattttatttataaaatgcaaCAAAACAAAcaagtcttaaaaatatattgtaatatcaaaaattgaagaaccattacaatttataaacatgtAATCAAAGCTTAGGCAATGTGGAATTAAGTGTAGATGAGGAGAATCGAAATGAGTAAAACTCAATCGTataccaaatattaataatttattataacttataattttagattcaaaTTGAAGCaagacttgttttttttttagcttttgtGAAAATGTACTCCTactttgtgtatttttaatgttattgatTGAGCTTACCTTTAAGTCATCATCACGCACAGAGTCTAAAAGATGACGTAAAAGTTCATGAGAATCATGTTGACTGTAgccaataaacattttacatttttttcttaatgaaTCTAGAAGTGCACTAGGTGTAAATGTTGATTCACGTTCGTTTGTTATTTCTTGTAGAGTGGTGTACAGGTTTTCAGTTAATGAACTCCATTTTTCTTGATGCACAGTCTATTcaagaattaaaatgtaaat
Coding sequences within:
- the LOC132950451 gene encoding ubiquitin carboxyl-terminal hydrolase 16/45-like isoform X2 — its product is MKQVQTGKNKMNDLPIQGCSTEADAQYDKLISENSPKKCNGVNKSDDDDAPSLKKTFDPSENITNNVERCKRPRGLTNLGNTCFYNSVLQCLAQTPFLRKFLLDISESGEPMTIKLDNEDITVHQEKWSSLTENLYTTLQEITNERESTFTPSALLDSLRKKCKMFIGYSQHDSHELLRHLLDSVRDDDLKRYKKTIVHHYGLSMKVEPSEVDEKKTAKIKELGKKLQDVLLRPDHVFKGELLSVVQCQTCGYKSEVTESFLDLSLPITVDKTHPLSFPRKKDNDVFSQSKHQTKKERKLALKQGRRKKHEHKQFNNKMQDTLAVNNDADIEDNMEIETNEIEMSVWKNENKENPESGYGSEKQPSNVTSPSLSITELTTLMNNTPLADPDRQMDADQILDSEKPMDLDSVLPGSPANSPSSPQGSSLDSMRANVSPDYMDVGTDSANENPERNNPTPNVSDNNSDGLFDDSKSEEDVEDEEEGEFSQECPQATLQPQPKCKDSECSVLTCLNQFTASEIMTGNNKVSCERCTEQHKKKTNEEKTIYRQSTKQMLISSPPAILILHLKRFQMCYSTTRKMTRDVSFQWVLDIAPYCSVKCQNKLSPGQNRILYSLYGVVEHNGFLHSGHYLSYVKVRDSVKDDSYRYSFLEGSKTKPPKVIDGNDDPSHLAPSGTWYCVSDSMVRQVTPSVVQNCQAYLLFYERIL
- the LOC132950451 gene encoding ubiquitin carboxyl-terminal hydrolase 16-like isoform X1; the encoded protein is MAKGKNKKRNRQSSNAPVPLNAGDSSDSGELKSQPTNILKNPCTHVKKAVNVNNVNKCLQKVVSQCSECKNSNLEELYICIQCGSFHCSNLEINHILKHQNTPRSDSHSIAVNIGSLIILCNDCKKEISVTSSKKLQVIINSINHMKQVQTGKNKMNDLPIQGCSTEADAQYDKLISENSPKKCNGVNKSDDDDAPSLKKTFDPSENITNNVERCKRPRGLTNLGNTCFYNSVLQCLAQTPFLRKFLLDISESGEPMTIKLDNEDITVHQEKWSSLTENLYTTLQEITNERESTFTPSALLDSLRKKCKMFIGYSQHDSHELLRHLLDSVRDDDLKRYKKTIVHHYGLSMKVEPSEVDEKKTAKIKELGKKLQDVLLRPDHVFKGELLSVVQCQTCGYKSEVTESFLDLSLPITVDKTHPLSFPRKKDNDVFSQSKHQTKKERKLALKQGRRKKHEHKQFNNKMQDTLAVNNDADIEDNMEIETNEIEMSVWKNENKENPESGYGSEKQPSNVTSPSLSITELTTLMNNTPLADPDRQMDADQILDSEKPMDLDSVLPGSPANSPSSPQGSSLDSMRANVSPDYMDVGTDSANENPERNNPTPNVSDNNSDGLFDDSKSEEDVEDEEEGEFSQECPQATLQPQPKCKDSECSVLTCLNQFTASEIMTGNNKVSCERCTEQHKKKTNEEKTIYRQSTKQMLISSPPAILILHLKRFQMCYSTTRKMTRDVSFQWVLDIAPYCSVKCQNKLSPGQNRILYSLYGVVEHNGFLHSGHYLSYVKVRDSVKDDSYRYSFLEGSKTKPPKVIDGNDDPSHLAPSGTWYCVSDSMVRQVTPSVVQNCQAYLLFYERIL